In Rhizobium gallicum bv. gallicum R602sp, the following proteins share a genomic window:
- a CDS encoding adenylate/guanylate cyclase domain-containing protein, which translates to MIKVTALPDQMNFEVATGETLLEAALRSGVPFAHACGGRAKCSTCRVWVLDGVKGCPNRNRDESLMAERLRLADEVRLACQLKPEGELRVRRLVLDETDLIITSQLLSSAETRSGESKQVAVFFSDVADFTKLSEQLSPYDVMYLLNRYFAQVGDIIERNGGFIDNLIGDGLMAIFGMDDQRDAPLRAVNAAIQTVATVDRLKPFFASMYGIEFDIRIGLHYGEAVIGTLGFGGNQRLTAVGNVVNLASRIEAANKDAGTRLLISEALYGQVADKVEVGDFVRVRLRGSCERTSLFEVIRLKPECDAELNARQPRETIRHAGRRWVRAFPVDELQPHERRILDFEDYDIVVVRGTDSYCAFNNACPHLHLPFYERRKPAEVKTLNLPHTESTITSDHGLVCRWHQSCFDLFSGEIRNWAQLQQDGTAPGYEHTGDISKNPTRLTVYPCRIQDGCLWIGLD; encoded by the coding sequence ATGATCAAAGTAACCGCTCTACCTGACCAGATGAACTTCGAGGTTGCCACCGGCGAGACCTTGCTCGAGGCTGCTTTGAGGTCGGGTGTGCCGTTTGCCCATGCCTGCGGCGGCCGGGCGAAATGCTCGACCTGCCGCGTCTGGGTTCTGGACGGTGTTAAGGGTTGCCCGAACCGGAACCGAGACGAGAGCTTGATGGCGGAACGGCTGAGGCTGGCGGATGAGGTCCGGCTGGCCTGTCAGCTCAAGCCGGAGGGCGAGCTTCGCGTCCGACGCCTGGTGCTGGATGAGACCGACTTAATAATAACCAGCCAGCTTCTCAGTTCTGCCGAGACGCGTTCCGGCGAGTCGAAACAGGTTGCGGTTTTCTTCAGCGATGTCGCCGATTTCACGAAACTGTCCGAGCAGCTTTCGCCCTATGATGTGATGTATCTACTCAATCGCTACTTCGCCCAGGTTGGCGACATCATAGAGCGGAATGGCGGGTTCATCGACAATCTCATCGGCGATGGGCTGATGGCAATCTTCGGAATGGACGATCAGCGGGACGCTCCGCTTCGAGCCGTCAACGCGGCGATTCAGACCGTTGCCACAGTCGATCGCCTGAAGCCGTTCTTTGCCTCCATGTACGGCATCGAATTCGATATTCGTATCGGTCTCCATTATGGCGAGGCCGTCATTGGCACATTGGGCTTCGGCGGGAACCAACGCCTCACGGCAGTCGGGAACGTCGTGAACCTAGCCAGCCGGATCGAAGCCGCAAACAAGGATGCGGGGACACGACTGCTGATTTCCGAGGCGCTTTACGGCCAGGTCGCCGACAAGGTGGAGGTCGGCGATTTTGTCAGGGTACGCCTGAGGGGTTCCTGCGAACGTACGAGCCTGTTCGAAGTCATCAGGCTCAAGCCCGAATGCGACGCTGAACTGAACGCCAGGCAACCCCGCGAAACCATCCGTCATGCCGGCAGGAGGTGGGTCCGCGCATTCCCCGTGGACGAGCTTCAGCCCCACGAACGAAGGATTCTCGATTTCGAGGACTACGATATCGTCGTCGTTCGCGGAACCGACAGCTACTGCGCCTTCAACAACGCCTGCCCGCATCTTCATCTGCCGTTCTACGAACGTCGAAAACCTGCCGAGGTGAAGACGCTCAATCTCCCACATACGGAGAGCACGATCACCAGTGATCACGGCCTCGTCTGCCGTTGGCATCAAAGCTGTTTCGATCTTTTTTCGGGCGAAATCAGGAACTGGGCGCAGTTGCAGCAGGATGGTACTGCGCCGGGCTATGAACACACAGGCGACATCTCGAAAAATCCCACCAGGCTGACGGTATACCCCTGTCGAATACAAGACGGATGCCTGTGGATCGGGCTCGACTGA
- a CDS encoding oxidoreductase, whose translation MDAVRTAIVTGASSGIGYATSEGLARAGFRVFGTSRKIVSDGPKGVTMLACDVTDEASVSALVADVISRAGKIDLLVNNAGIGMFGGAEESSIAQSQALFNVNVFGVMRMTNAVLPVMKRQGGGRILNIGSILGVIPAPYSAHYSAAKHAIEGYSESLDHEVRAFNIRVSVIEPAYVRTVFDQNGMEPDQQKAEYDQARATVAALLRDVMPKADLPDVIVKVIIKAVNDQVPRRRYTAGNAARMVSLLRRFATAGMFDKTLRKQFRIA comes from the coding sequence ATGGACGCCGTAAGAACTGCAATCGTGACCGGGGCATCCTCCGGCATCGGCTACGCCACCTCTGAAGGTCTCGCCCGCGCGGGGTTCCGTGTTTTCGGGACGAGCCGGAAAATCGTAAGCGATGGTCCCAAGGGAGTTACGATGCTGGCGTGCGACGTGACCGACGAGGCGTCCGTCTCGGCGCTGGTCGCGGACGTGATATCACGGGCGGGGAAGATCGACCTTCTCGTCAACAATGCCGGCATCGGAATGTTCGGCGGCGCAGAGGAGTCCTCAATCGCGCAGTCGCAGGCCCTTTTCAACGTCAATGTTTTCGGAGTTATGCGAATGACGAACGCCGTTCTACCGGTGATGAAACGCCAAGGCGGCGGCCGCATTCTCAACATAGGCTCCATCCTCGGCGTCATCCCGGCGCCGTACTCGGCCCATTACTCCGCCGCCAAACACGCGATCGAGGGCTATTCGGAGTCGCTCGATCACGAGGTCCGAGCCTTCAATATCCGCGTTTCCGTCATCGAGCCGGCATACGTGCGGACAGTCTTCGATCAAAACGGCATGGAGCCCGACCAGCAGAAAGCCGAATACGATCAGGCGCGCGCGACAGTCGCCGCATTGCTACGGGATGTCATGCCCAAGGCCGACTTGCCGGATGTCATCGTCAAGGTAATCATCAAAGCCGTCAACGATCAGGTTCCGCGCCGACGCTACACCGCGGGCAATGCGGCGCGCATGGTGAGCTTGCTGCGTCGGTTCGCAACCGCCGGCATGTTTGACAAGACCCTGCGCAAGCAGTTTCGCATCGCGTAG
- the dinB gene encoding DNA polymerase IV, with translation MTNDKGSERPRKIVHVDMDAFYASVEQRDNRELRGLPVAVGHPAARGVVAAASYEARKFGVHSAMPSVTAKRKCPDLIFVRPRFDVYKAVSLQIRAIFAEYTPMIEPLSLDEAYLDVTENLKSMEIATEIAAEIRAKIKATSGLTASAGISYNKFLAKMASGQNKPDGQFVITPKNGPAFVEQLPIKKFHGVGPATAEKMHRLGIETGADLKERTLEFLVEHFGKSGPYFYGIARGIDNRQVKPDRVRKSVGAEDTFSEDIHSFEPAREGLQPLIEKVWSYCEANEIGAKTVTLKVKYADFSQITRSKTVTAPLQTIGDLEEMVDLLLAPIFPPRRGIRLLGVTLSSLELQTSGVAPQLRLALRPPASAGLERPSDV, from the coding sequence ATGACAAACGACAAAGGCAGTGAGCGCCCGCGCAAAATCGTGCATGTGGACATGGATGCCTTCTACGCATCGGTCGAACAGCGCGACAATCGCGAGCTGCGGGGCCTGCCGGTTGCCGTCGGCCATCCTGCCGCCCGCGGCGTGGTGGCGGCCGCCAGCTACGAGGCGCGAAAGTTCGGCGTTCATTCGGCGATGCCTTCCGTGACCGCAAAGCGCAAATGCCCCGATCTCATCTTCGTCAGGCCGCGCTTTGACGTCTATAAGGCGGTTTCGCTGCAGATCCGCGCGATCTTTGCCGAATACACGCCGATGATCGAGCCGCTGTCACTCGATGAGGCCTATCTCGACGTCACCGAAAACCTGAAGAGCATGGAAATCGCCACCGAGATCGCCGCGGAAATACGGGCGAAGATCAAAGCGACGTCAGGGCTCACCGCGTCAGCGGGCATTTCCTACAACAAGTTCCTGGCCAAGATGGCATCCGGCCAGAACAAGCCGGACGGCCAGTTCGTCATCACCCCCAAGAACGGGCCGGCCTTCGTCGAGCAACTCCCCATCAAGAAGTTCCATGGCGTCGGACCGGCGACGGCCGAGAAGATGCACCGGCTTGGAATCGAGACGGGCGCCGACCTCAAGGAGAGGACGCTCGAATTCCTCGTCGAACATTTCGGGAAGTCTGGGCCATATTTCTATGGAATTGCCCGCGGCATCGACAATCGCCAGGTCAAGCCGGACCGGGTGCGGAAATCCGTCGGCGCGGAAGACACGTTCTCCGAGGATATTCACTCCTTTGAGCCGGCACGCGAAGGCCTTCAGCCGCTGATCGAGAAAGTCTGGAGCTATTGCGAGGCCAATGAAATCGGCGCCAAGACCGTGACGCTCAAGGTCAAGTATGCCGACTTCAGCCAGATCACCCGCAGCAAGACGGTTACGGCACCTTTGCAAACGATCGGCGACCTCGAGGAAATGGTCGACCTGCTTCTCGCGCCGATCTTTCCGCCGCGCAGGGGAATCCGCCTGCTCGGCGTCACGCTGTCATCATTGGAACTGCAGACCTCTGGAGTGGCGCCGCAGCTGCGACTGGCGCTTAGACCGCCAGCATCGGCTGGGCTGGAGCGCCCGAGTGACGTTTGA
- a CDS encoding LysR family transcriptional regulator: MFNFPQVRNLMRFAGRAIGNGDRMARDTSAAISLKHIEAYDAIAATGSTIAASVELGISQSNASRLLQQLEDYLGVRLFEREKNRLQPTREGLQLGPEIRAISDRLRALKTAAMELESGRSREIMLRLAFPASLSSTRIPKLVKNFLAANGPMRVEVASGSYLAIERMVADGEADLGFARLPLMSPGLKQEKILSSRIICALHNDHPKAGIRQLSVGDLKGQDLIMLNRERPVRHELEALFYKAGIRQRPLLEAHSVASACALAAQGLGIALVGEIIAREFATLPLRFIPLEPELPVAYALISGEKFPMPKAASLFLQCISDWA, translated from the coding sequence ATGTTCAACTTTCCGCAGGTCCGCAATCTTATGCGGTTTGCGGGTAGGGCTATCGGTAATGGAGATAGAATGGCGCGGGACACGAGTGCGGCGATCAGCCTGAAGCATATCGAGGCCTATGACGCCATCGCCGCGACGGGCTCGACGATCGCCGCTTCAGTCGAGCTTGGGATCTCGCAATCGAACGCCAGTCGGTTGTTGCAGCAACTGGAAGACTATCTCGGCGTCCGGCTTTTCGAACGGGAAAAGAACCGCCTTCAACCGACCCGCGAGGGGCTGCAGCTCGGCCCGGAAATCCGTGCCATTTCCGACCGGCTGCGCGCCTTGAAAACGGCGGCGATGGAGCTCGAGAGCGGTCGATCGCGCGAGATCATGCTGCGGCTCGCCTTTCCCGCCAGCCTTTCCTCGACGCGCATTCCGAAGCTCGTGAAGAACTTTCTCGCAGCGAATGGTCCGATGCGCGTCGAAGTCGCATCCGGTAGCTATCTCGCAATAGAACGGATGGTGGCCGACGGTGAGGCCGATCTCGGTTTCGCGCGTCTGCCGCTGATGAGCCCCGGATTGAAACAGGAAAAGATCCTGTCGTCGCGGATCATTTGCGCCCTGCACAACGATCATCCCAAGGCCGGCATCCGCCAATTGTCGGTCGGCGACCTGAAGGGGCAGGATCTGATCATGCTGAACAGGGAGCGACCGGTTCGCCATGAGCTTGAGGCGTTGTTCTACAAGGCCGGCATCCGCCAACGCCCCTTGCTCGAAGCGCATTCGGTGGCGAGTGCCTGCGCGCTTGCCGCGCAGGGGCTCGGCATTGCGCTGGTCGGCGAGATCATCGCGCGCGAATTTGCGACGCTGCCGCTCCGGTTCATTCCACTCGAACCGGAACTGCCGGTTGCTTACGCGCTGATCAGCGGAGAGAAATTTCCGATG
- a CDS encoding TetR/AcrR family transcriptional regulator, translating to MRYEKGRKDTSRRRIMDVAVERFRTDGIAGSGLATIMKDAGLTNGAFYPHFPSKADLVRETISDALSRQAVWLRDVLDQGGLDRLIDIYLSHEHRDNAGQGCASAALLPELARQSEETRAMYAEQSRTLVLLLANALPADVEAKEDVACAIFATLIGTLQLARAVDKEMSDRILLAGKDAIGVLAGRPRAGASSA from the coding sequence ATGCGATATGAAAAGGGCCGAAAAGACACATCACGCCGCAGGATCATGGACGTTGCTGTCGAGCGGTTCCGCACAGACGGAATTGCTGGCTCGGGCCTCGCGACGATTATGAAGGATGCCGGCCTGACGAATGGCGCCTTCTATCCCCACTTTCCCTCGAAGGCCGATCTCGTTCGGGAAACTATTTCGGACGCCCTGAGCAGGCAGGCTGTGTGGCTGCGCGACGTGCTGGACCAAGGGGGGCTCGATCGCCTGATCGACATCTACCTCTCGCACGAACACAGGGACAATGCGGGACAGGGTTGCGCATCCGCAGCGCTGCTGCCGGAGCTTGCGCGGCAGTCTGAGGAGACGCGCGCCATGTACGCCGAACAGTCCCGCACTCTTGTGCTTCTGCTCGCCAACGCGCTTCCGGCAGATGTGGAAGCAAAGGAAGATGTGGCATGCGCGATTTTTGCGACCCTGATCGGGACGCTCCAGCTGGCACGGGCGGTCGATAAAGAAATGTCGGATCGCATTTTGCTCGCTGGAAAGGACGCGATTGGCGTCCTCGCTGGTCGTCCGCGTGCAGGGGCTTCCTCGGCCTGA
- a CDS encoding ABC transporter permease, which produces MLKAVRRRSGRVWLLASVLIAAPVATPVLALLWQALQGSNGLWPHLLAYVLPQAFLQTGMLLVGVGVLVTLLGTSTAWLVTAYDFPGRRLLEWALLLPLAMPTYIIAYAYLDLLHPIGWVQGAIRAALGYASPRDFRLPEIRSMAGCIVLLSFVLYPYVYLTTRAMFFTQAANLVEVSRTLGTGRGRVFWRVALPLARPAIAVGVSLALMEALNDIGASEFLGVKTLTVSVYTTWVTRSDLPGAAQIAVAMLLLVVALVTIERWARRRQRYWSSAQRARSFTPHRLGSVSGLAAFALGLIPVLIGFIAPASYLAVEAWKRFRFAGLSPRLLSETFNTVTLSAMATLAILLFGLVIAYAARSLPGRLTAALQRISTVGYAMPGTVLAIGILVPVAALDRMIDQTALAWLGMPTGLLLIGSGAALGYAYVTRFLAISVGSVEAGFSRIPRSFDHAARSLGQNVTGTFRHIHLPLSKPSLVAAGLLVFVDCMKELPATLLLRPLNFETLATHLYGEAARGTYEEASIAALAIVLVGTLPVIVLARIGRWKS; this is translated from the coding sequence ATGCTGAAGGCTGTCCGGCGCCGCTCCGGGCGGGTGTGGTTGCTTGCGTCCGTATTGATCGCGGCGCCAGTGGCCACTCCCGTCCTCGCCCTCCTGTGGCAGGCCCTTCAGGGATCGAACGGGCTCTGGCCGCACCTTCTCGCCTATGTACTGCCGCAAGCCTTCCTACAGACTGGAATGCTGCTTGTCGGCGTCGGCGTCCTTGTCACGCTGCTTGGCACCTCGACGGCCTGGCTCGTCACCGCCTATGATTTCCCCGGCCGCAGGCTGCTCGAATGGGCGCTGCTCCTCCCGCTCGCGATGCCGACCTACATCATCGCCTACGCCTATCTTGATCTTCTCCACCCGATCGGCTGGGTCCAGGGCGCGATCAGAGCGGCCCTCGGCTATGCGAGCCCCCGCGACTTCCGCCTTCCCGAGATCCGCTCGATGGCCGGCTGCATCGTGTTGCTCAGCTTCGTGCTTTATCCGTATGTCTATCTCACCACGCGGGCGATGTTCTTTACCCAGGCCGCCAATCTGGTCGAGGTCTCGCGCACGCTCGGAACCGGGCGTGGCCGTGTCTTCTGGCGGGTCGCATTGCCGCTGGCGCGGCCGGCGATCGCCGTCGGCGTCAGCCTGGCGCTGATGGAGGCACTGAACGATATCGGCGCCTCGGAATTCCTCGGCGTGAAGACGCTAACCGTCTCGGTCTATACGACATGGGTAACGCGGTCCGACCTGCCGGGCGCGGCGCAGATCGCAGTCGCGATGCTGTTATTGGTGGTCGCGCTCGTCACGATCGAGCGTTGGGCACGCCGCCGCCAGCGCTATTGGTCGAGTGCACAAAGGGCGCGGAGCTTCACGCCGCATCGTCTTGGGAGCGTTTCAGGTCTGGCTGCATTTGCGCTCGGCCTCATACCCGTGTTGATCGGGTTCATCGCACCTGCAAGCTACCTTGCCGTCGAGGCGTGGAAACGCTTCCGATTCGCCGGGCTATCACCTCGGCTTTTGTCGGAAACGTTCAACACCGTGACCCTGTCGGCGATGGCAACGCTCGCCATCCTCCTCTTCGGCCTAGTCATCGCCTATGCGGCGCGCTCGCTTCCCGGCCGCCTCACGGCGGCGTTGCAGCGGATTTCCACAGTCGGCTATGCGATGCCCGGAACGGTATTGGCCATCGGGATATTGGTGCCGGTTGCCGCGCTCGACCGGATGATTGACCAGACTGCGCTCGCATGGCTGGGCATGCCAACCGGCCTGCTCTTGATCGGGTCCGGCGCCGCGCTCGGCTATGCCTATGTCACGCGCTTCCTGGCGATTTCGGTCGGTTCGGTCGAAGCGGGCTTCAGCCGCATTCCACGCTCATTCGATCACGCCGCGCGTAGCCTCGGCCAGAATGTGACCGGGACATTCCGGCATATTCATCTGCCGCTTTCGAAACCTTCGCTCGTCGCCGCGGGCTTGCTCGTGTTCGTCGACTGTATGAAGGAACTGCCGGCCACGCTCCTCTTGAGGCCGCTCAATTTCGAGACCTTGGCGACGCATCTTTACGGCGAGGCGGCCCGCGGAACCTATGAGGAAGCGTCGATCGCAGCACTTGCCATCGTTCTCGTTGGCACCTTGCCGGTCATCGTACTCGCCCGGATCGGGCGGTGGAAATCCTGA
- a CDS encoding MmgE/PrpD family protein: MATILRKIAEQVLSRTTFSNLAMDRARDAAVDTIGCMIAGRGDESIAALTRAFHGEIAGSGEARLVTGGSASPSLAALINATAAHALDFDDNFHPARAHASAVLVPALLAVLASGKVTSGRRFLEAYLAGLEAQAAVGFGVNPSHYNRGWHATATVGGIGAAAGVARLLGADENGLAAAMSLATSFACGPKGQFGTTAKPLHAGIAARNAVDAARMALAGMSGRPDILERPQGFLDLFGGDDAKGWEGLTFEEEHIIESRGVVTKRHPCCASTHRAIDALLDLKQERGLLAGDIARIVAKVGISAARNLAYPDPTDEMQARFSMQYCLATAFLRGSLSLSDFTRQEIGRPEIRQFMPRIEMQSYSAEEEKGVERLPHIVTVTTRDGRIYRKSRLHAKGSLEAPMSDYERKVKFMDCLHWANRRNSEASFQRLCALADFETLSCDNAFWSLISDGLKG, encoded by the coding sequence ATGGCCACCATTCTCCGGAAGATCGCGGAACAGGTCCTGTCGCGAACGACGTTCTCAAACCTCGCCATGGATCGGGCAAGAGATGCTGCGGTGGACACCATCGGCTGCATGATTGCAGGCAGAGGCGATGAAAGCATCGCCGCGCTCACCCGCGCCTTCCATGGGGAAATCGCCGGAAGCGGCGAAGCGCGGCTCGTCACCGGCGGCTCCGCCTCGCCCTCGCTTGCCGCTCTCATCAACGCAACGGCGGCTCACGCGCTCGATTTCGATGACAATTTCCATCCGGCGAGAGCGCATGCCTCCGCGGTGCTGGTGCCGGCGCTGCTGGCGGTTTTGGCGAGCGGCAAGGTCACGAGCGGAAGACGGTTTCTCGAGGCCTACCTGGCCGGGCTGGAAGCGCAAGCGGCAGTCGGCTTCGGCGTCAATCCCTCTCACTACAACAGGGGTTGGCACGCAACGGCGACGGTCGGCGGCATCGGGGCCGCAGCTGGCGTGGCACGGCTTCTAGGCGCCGATGAAAATGGCTTGGCCGCGGCGATGAGCCTCGCGACGAGCTTCGCCTGCGGCCCGAAGGGGCAATTCGGCACGACCGCCAAACCGCTTCACGCCGGCATTGCCGCGCGTAATGCCGTGGATGCGGCGCGCATGGCGCTTGCCGGCATGAGCGGGCGGCCGGATATCCTCGAGCGGCCGCAAGGCTTCCTCGATCTTTTCGGGGGCGATGATGCCAAGGGCTGGGAGGGACTGACATTCGAAGAGGAACATATCATTGAAAGCCGGGGCGTGGTGACCAAGCGCCATCCCTGCTGCGCCTCGACCCATCGCGCGATTGACGCGCTTCTGGATCTGAAGCAGGAACGTGGGCTTTTGGCGGGCGACATTGCCCGGATCGTGGCGAAAGTCGGCATATCCGCTGCCCGCAACCTCGCATATCCCGACCCCACCGACGAGATGCAGGCCCGCTTCTCGATGCAATATTGCCTGGCGACAGCTTTCCTCAGAGGCTCCCTTAGCCTTTCAGACTTTACACGGCAGGAGATCGGGCGGCCGGAAATCCGGCAATTCATGCCCCGCATCGAAATGCAGTCCTATTCGGCCGAAGAGGAAAAAGGCGTGGAGCGCCTCCCGCACATCGTCACTGTCACAACGCGCGACGGCCGCATTTACAGGAAGTCCCGCTTGCACGCCAAGGGATCGCTTGAAGCGCCGATGAGTGATTACGAACGCAAAGTAAAGTTCATGGATTGCTTACACTGGGCAAATCGGCGCAATTCCGAAGCCTCTTTCCAACGGCTTTGTGCCCTGGCCGATTTTGAAACCCTGTCTTGCGACAACGCATTCTGGAGCTTGATCTCAGATGGCTTGAAAGGGTAA